The Rattus rattus isolate New Zealand chromosome 1, Rrattus_CSIRO_v1, whole genome shotgun sequence genome includes a region encoding these proteins:
- the LOC116894291 gene encoding cytochrome c, somatic-like, translating into MSDVEKGKKIFVQKCAQCHTVEKGAKHKTGPNLHGLFGWKTGQAAGFSYTDANKNKGITWGEDTLMEYLENPKKYIPGKKIIFAGIKKKGERTDLIAYLKKGY; encoded by the coding sequence ATGAGTGATGTTGAAAAAGGCAAGAAGATTTTTGTTCAGAAGTGTGCCCAGTGCCACACTGTGGAAAAAGGGGCCAAGCATAAGACTGGACCAAACCTCCATGGTCTGTTTGGGTGGAAGACAGGCCAGGCTGCTGGATTCTCTTACACAGATGCCAACAAGAACAAAGGCATCACCTGGGGAGAGGATACCCTGATGGAGTATTTGGAAAATCCCAAAAAGTACATCcctggaaaaaaaattatcttcgCTGGAattaagaagaagggagaaaggacagACCTAATAGCTTATCTTAAAAAGGGCTACTAA